Proteins encoded in a region of the Paenibacillus wynnii genome:
- a CDS encoding MOSC domain-containing protein, with amino-acid sequence MKVESLNIGRPITVDYHGKPLETGIYKRPAGGPVHLSVNGLEGDGQADLVNHGGPDKALCVYPLEHYAYWEEQLDKKLEYAAFGENITTTGLLETEVCIGDIYEIGTALLQVSQPRYPCFKLSHKHGESDMSVKLLTSGYSGFYLRVLREGEISADDIIVKKQSGSGAVPVSKVLHLMEVGRKDKTGLADVIELDSLAEGIRSRFRDWLGSSED; translated from the coding sequence ATGAAAGTTGAGTCGCTTAATATAGGCAGACCTATTACGGTTGACTATCACGGCAAGCCGTTGGAGACAGGGATATATAAACGTCCTGCCGGAGGGCCGGTGCATCTGTCGGTTAACGGTCTGGAAGGGGATGGACAAGCTGATCTAGTAAATCACGGAGGTCCGGACAAGGCCCTGTGTGTTTATCCGCTTGAGCATTATGCTTATTGGGAAGAACAGCTTGATAAGAAACTGGAGTATGCTGCATTTGGAGAAAATATAACGACTACCGGCTTGTTGGAGACAGAGGTATGCATCGGTGATATCTATGAAATCGGAACCGCACTTCTTCAGGTTAGCCAGCCGCGTTACCCCTGCTTCAAGCTCTCACACAAGCATGGGGAGTCTGATATGTCCGTAAAGTTGTTGACTAGCGGATATAGCGGTTTTTATCTCCGGGTTCTGCGTGAAGGTGAAATTTCAGCGGACGACATCATTGTTAAAAAGCAGAGCGGATCGGGTGCTGTGCCTGTGTCCAAAGTTCTGCATTTGATGGAGGTCGGACGTAAAGACAAGACAGGTCTGGCGGATGTAATTGAGCTGGACAGCCTTGCAGAAGGAATCCGCAGTAGGTTCCGGGATTGGCTGGGTTCCTCTGAAGATTGA
- a CDS encoding MFS transporter, with protein sequence MRFLDAYPKEVKVFLIASLINATGSALMWPLVTMYVFDELGRSLQDAGLVILVQSLGGIFGQILGGSLYHKVGVNRLIVGALVMNALALFALPAASHSWMLFMVTMGLVGLFNSLSLPAIQAFIGFRFAKQRGELFNVIYVANNIGVALGTSLSGYLADLSYMLSFVLNGVTSAVFAVFFFLYLKKVGESPQDEAINYKKMPPRHASNWKLMGNTRIYLYMAIGSMFLLIGNSIWNTGVSPFVFSEGWGNKFYGFLWTLNGILIFVAQPLVSLIKRWFARTSTAQMTASAVFYLSGYAVILLLPSYPGLLFAMVLATLGEMLISPAIPSFISDHAERSAPFYLGLSGGIGAVGRLIGPFCIGSLYDSGGLLPTAWLACGMALLSIGFFGIHAYINRQGVLKKRSEALILVDGKVV encoded by the coding sequence ATGAGGTTTTTAGACGCTTATCCTAAGGAAGTAAAAGTATTTTTAATCGCCAGTCTCATAAATGCAACGGGTAGTGCCCTGATGTGGCCGCTGGTTACGATGTATGTCTTTGATGAACTGGGACGCAGTTTGCAGGATGCAGGGCTAGTGATTCTCGTTCAGTCGCTCGGCGGAATTTTCGGACAAATACTGGGCGGATCGCTCTATCATAAGGTGGGTGTTAACCGGCTTATAGTCGGGGCACTGGTGATGAATGCTTTGGCCTTGTTTGCTTTACCGGCGGCAAGTCATAGCTGGATGCTATTTATGGTGACGATGGGACTGGTGGGATTGTTTAACTCCCTATCTCTGCCGGCTATACAGGCATTTATCGGTTTCCGATTCGCGAAGCAGCGCGGTGAGCTGTTTAATGTTATCTATGTCGCCAATAATATTGGAGTAGCACTCGGTACATCCCTGAGTGGTTACCTGGCTGATTTATCTTATATGCTGAGTTTTGTATTGAACGGTGTGACCTCGGCTGTATTTGCTGTTTTTTTCTTTCTCTATCTTAAAAAGGTGGGCGAGAGCCCGCAAGATGAAGCAATTAATTATAAAAAGATGCCGCCGCGCCACGCTTCGAATTGGAAGCTGATGGGCAATACGCGGATCTATCTGTATATGGCTATCGGCTCTATGTTTCTACTCATCGGTAACTCTATATGGAATACAGGCGTGTCGCCCTTTGTTTTCTCGGAGGGGTGGGGGAATAAATTCTACGGCTTTCTCTGGACGCTGAACGGGATTCTAATATTTGTAGCTCAGCCCTTAGTAAGCTTGATTAAACGTTGGTTCGCAAGAACGTCAACCGCCCAAATGACTGCCAGCGCCGTCTTTTATCTGAGCGGTTATGCCGTAATTCTGCTGCTTCCAAGTTACCCGGGTCTGCTGTTTGCGATGGTGCTGGCTACACTCGGGGAGATGCTGATTTCACCGGCAATACCATCATTTATATCTGATCATGCGGAACGCAGCGCCCCTTTTTATCTTGGACTCAGCGGAGGTATCGGAGCGGTCGGCAGGCTGATTGGACCCTTTTGCATTGGGAGCTTATATGATAGCGGAGGGCTACTGCCTACGGCCTGGCTGGCTTGCGGCATGGCGCTGCTGTCGATTGGATTCTTTGGGATTCATGCGTATATTAATCGTCAGGGAGTCCTTAAGAAAAGGTCTGAGGCTTTGATTCTTGTGGATGGAAAAGTGGTATGA
- a CDS encoding GNAT family N-acetyltransferase yields MRHIKGDQLVIRLSEIRDARELIILDNMIWTEDTTPGRLTWCSREDYLLHAPPGSQLVAVEEGLLCGYVGFGHPTGMESNRHVLEINIAVHPRCQRSGIGHRLMETMKKMAADKGIRKLRLRVLSCNQAALSFYTKCGFQEEGRLRDEFYLGGRYVDEVFMSFLLTRNNPNDERRVNQ; encoded by the coding sequence ATGCGGCATATTAAAGGAGATCAGCTTGTGATCCGTCTGTCGGAGATTCGTGATGCCCGCGAATTAATTATTCTGGACAACATGATCTGGACCGAAGATACCACTCCGGGCCGTCTAACCTGGTGCTCACGTGAGGATTATCTACTGCATGCCCCCCCCGGCTCACAGCTGGTAGCTGTGGAAGAAGGTCTTTTATGCGGATATGTGGGCTTTGGCCACCCTACGGGTATGGAGAGCAATCGTCATGTCCTCGAGATTAATATCGCTGTGCATCCGCGCTGCCAACGCTCAGGTATAGGGCATAGACTTATGGAGACCATGAAGAAGATGGCAGCGGATAAGGGAATCCGTAAGCTTCGGTTACGGGTGTTATCCTGCAACCAAGCCGCGCTCTCTTTCTATACCAAGTGTGGCTTTCAGGAGGAGGGACGGTTGAGAGATGAATTTTATCTAGGCGGCCGATATGTAGATGAGGTATTCATGAGCTTCCTGCTAACCCGGAACAACCCTAATGACGAGCGGAGGGTAAATCAATGA